In Scatophagus argus isolate fScaArg1 chromosome 18, fScaArg1.pri, whole genome shotgun sequence, the DNA window TGGAGGATGTGGCTCTGCACTTCACTTGTTTGATGGACAGGCTGAATGAGCAGCGCCTCTTCCAGCCTGACCTGTGCGACGTCGACATCGTACTGGTGCGTCAGCACAGCACCTTCCCGGCCCACAAGGGTGTGCTGGCAGCCTACAGTCCTTTCTTCCACTCTCTTTTCGCCCAAAGCAAACAGCTGCGGCGGGTGGACCTTTCGCTGGATGCTTTGACCTCACAGGGCCTGCAGCAAATCCTCAACTTCATTTACACCTCTAAACTTCTGGTCAGCAGCCAGACGGTCCGCGACGTGCTCAACGCCGCTACCCTGCTTCAGATGAGCGACATCGCAGCTTCCTGTCGCGACCTCATCAGCAGCCACTCGCTGAGAACCACCTGTGCAGATATGGCCAATCAGGAAGGTCTTGGTGGTGTTGACCCAGCTGCTGTAGTGATGCCACCCAGTCAGCTTTACCCAGAGATCAAACAGGAGTCAGAGCTGGGGAGGGTGTACAAGAGGGAAGGCAGCAGCCCATTCTCTGTTAGAGTGGAGGAGACAGGGAAGGTAGCCTCCCAGCAGAAGCAGTATTACCAGAAGGAGGATGGGCCAGCAGGGGGGGCTACCACAGGAGTGGCTGCTTTGTGCAAAGTTGAGAGCAATGGAGAAGAGTCAAAGACCACTGATGGCCACGCCTCCTTCAACAGAAACCAGATCATTGTTGAAGTCAACCTCAACAACCAGACCCTCAACGTGTCAAAGGGATCAGAGGGCAAATCGGCAACCACCACAGAGCCAACCACCATTTTTGGTCGTTGCCATGACAATGAGAGAGACTCGGAAGACGAAGAGGAGAATGAGGCGGAGAATGACGACACAGTTGCAGATGAAGATGACGATGACCTGAGGAGGGGGGACATACTGGGGCagagcagtgaggaggaagatgatgaggaagacgaggaagaggaggagaacacCCTTAACATTCCAGGCTTGGAGCAGCCAGCAGTAATGGATCGACCTCGCAGGGGCACCAGAGCCTTTGCCATAGCAGGTACGACTGCATCCATGCGGCAGACGCTCACAGAGGCCACGCTGGCCAACCAGCGGGAGGGCGGGAAGAGGACGCTGGACTCAGAGGGCCTAGGCCAGAAAGTGAGGCTGGAGGAGAAGCAACATTTCCCATGTAAGAAATGCCCCCGCGTCTTCAACAACCGCTGGTACCTGGAAAAACACATGAACGTCACTCACAACCGCATGCAGATCTGCAATAACTGTGGGAAACGCTTCCTGCTGGAGAgcgagctgctgctgcaccagcaGACCGACTGTGAGAAGAGCATCCAGGTAtggtttaaacattttttaaaattctgaccAGCATTTGGAAAATCTGTTGATTTCAAAGGAACAGCTACTATCAGTGGTTTGAGAAAAGGTCATGCAAATAAATTAACACTGATAGTAGACGGTCAGTAGCCAGTGCTTCAGTCAAATGGCGCTCAGTAATAATAGATGCTGGTGTGTCTCAGTATCTCCACTGTTGCCCGCTCTGTATTAAGCAGCTGGGCTCCTGCTGCGGGTTTGAAGATCATTTGCTGCTTTAATGTACTGACTCTAATTGCTTTTTTGGTACAGCGCACGCTCAAGTATCTGTATAAGCTCACACCTGGATTGTTTTTGTAAAGATCCTCACAGGTAACGATCTTCTTAATACGTCTTTTTTATCTCCTAGTGTGTAACATGTGGCAAGGCCTTCAAAAAGCTGTGGTCGTTACACGAGCATAACAAGATCGTCCATGGCTACGCTGAGAAAAAGTTCTCCTGTGAGATCTGTGAGAAGAAGTTTTACACCATGGCACACGTCAGGAAGCACATGGTCGGTGAGTGGCAGCGAAACCAGCCATCGTGGTCGGTCACTTTGTTCCCGTTTTGTTACTTCGGGCTTCCTTTTCTACATCCCACTGATTGTTGTGCAGAATTTGTTTTGGGTGTTGCTTTCCTCTTCCACTTTTTGAGAGATAAGCATCTTATTTGCCAGATGGGCTTGCCTCACTCTCTGTGTACATCTGTATTTCAGCAGTAAGAGAAGGACTGGTATACAGTTCCATATTGAGTCCTGTTTATCCTCACTATGTCTTATTTACTAGATGACACACATCCGTTGTTGTTAGCATCATAATTAGCCAATGAAAAGGCATCTCAGTGTTGTGCTTTAAGTGCTATTTTAGTGCAGTAGTTTGCTTGTTTGTCCtcatgctgctgtttgatcAAGAGCAGCTCAGTATTGAACACCATTAACTTAtcttgcactgtgtgtgtgtcggtgtgtgtttAGCCCACACGAAGGACATGCCTTTCACCTGTGAGACATGCGGGAAGTCGTTCAAGCGCAGCATGTCCCTGAAGGTTCACTCTCTGCAGCACTCAGGAGAGAAACCCTTCAAGTGTGAGGTTTGACTTCCTTTTATATGCTGCTGCTCTCCACTGCACTCACATGGAGAGTTTTATTACAGCTGAGATATTCACCACTTAAAAACCTATAATTTCTGAAATTATGGTTGTCTGGAATGTAGGTTTACTTATAATGAATCTCTTTATGGCCATTGCTTATAAAATACTTATGTTGTGGTCAAGGAATGCAGATGAGGAAGGGATCAAGATGATCTGATTCAAGCAGaaaatcattatcattactAAATCATAAACATTAACTGTCCAAAAGTGTTAAAAGAATAGGTTTACATTTTGGaatatttgctttcttggtCATAGTTAGACAAGACTTTCAATATCACTGTACAGTTGCTACAGTTCAGAGagcgttagcttagcttagcattaagactggaaacGGGGGAAACAGCTACATGTTTAACACCCATGAAAGAGTTTATATATCACAGTAAATATGtttgatgtcaaaatgtgttttacagaaTCAGTTTCACAGAGTGGAGATTTGAATGAGGTTGGTTACAGGACTGACTGATAtgtctgaatttttactggtatggatttgttttcatttagcacTGCATTCAAATCAAAAGGAACTGACTAAAACTCTTCAAGGCTTCTTTTTGTGGTTCTATTTAGACTATTTCTTACCCTTAAGACTTAAAATGTTCATTGAGTGTCGTTTCATTTCAGAACTGTAGTGAGCGCTTCCAGTATAAATACCAGCTGCGTTCCCACATGAGCATCCACATCGGACACAAGCAGTTCATGTGCCAGTGGTGTGGAAAGGACTTCAACATGAAACAGTACTTTGAcgaacacatgaaaacacacactggtgaGTGAGTCCTCTTGCACTCCTTCTGAAGAGTAGGGCTATTGCTCaactgtgttcaccagctagaTGCTAATTTGTTGTTTGATATCGGGCAGGTAGCTCATAGTGGGTTTTGAGACCTTTCCTTTTGCTGAAAACATCTGCTTGCTGCAGCCAAATGTGACGCTGTAGAACAGTGaatcaaaacagtgaagttgtgagccaaaagaaaaaagaacactAAGCTAAAAGCTCTATGAAACTGAACTGAGAGCAACTGCAGAGTTATTCACTGTGGCTTCATCACTATGAGGGAGCACACTTACACACTTTAATACAGTTGTATAAAAAGAATGATTGCAGCTGcttcagattttatttagaATCTCAGAAATGCATCAAGAAGGCATGTATTTCAGCTTTTCCTGTCCATTTTGGTGCAGGAGAGAAGCCGTACATCTGTGAGATCTGTGGGAAGAGTTTCACGAGCCGGCCAAACATGAAGCGCCACCGCCGCACCCACACTGGGGAGAAGCCGTACCCCTGCGAGGTGTGTGGCCAGCGCTTCCGCTTCTCCAACATGCTCAAAGCCCACAGGGAGAAGTGCTTCCGTGTCAGCAACCCCATCAGTCTCGACCAGCCTCTGGCCTCGCCCGCTGTGGACTCTTCCGGTCAAGTGCAGCCGGTGGCGGCACTCCCCGCCACGTCTGTGACCACACCCGCTGCTGCCTCTAGCCCACACCCCCTCCATGGAACCCAGCTGTCTCTCCCCCTGCTGCACCCTCCCCTGGGGGGACTGCCTCCCACCCCTCACTTACCCCCGCTGCCTCCCCTGTTCTCTGCCGGTAGGATGAACTCCAACAACTAACAATTCTCTGTAGcattcaacttttttttgttttgttttgtttttcttagagCTTTTAAGATGACTTAAAATGCAGCAGGAGAGTGATGCTCCTCAGTGACATTCACACTGAGGGGTAAAAACTGACTGAAGGCTGCATGGAGGCCtcctaaaaaacacacacacatacacctaccACAATAAGAAATACTTATTTTTTACTCTGCTAAATACAATAGATAACCTCAGTGTCCAGTAGGACGTGTTGTCACTACGCTTCTCCTCATGAATTTCAACAACTCTGTTCTGGTTCCATTTGGGACTTTCCACTACCACACACTACTTTCCAGAGCCTTGCACAATGCATTGATTGTAGCATCTTTTACAAAGTGGGAAGAAGAGTTTCCAAAATCTTTACTCATTTGGGGGGGTCATCAGTCAAGTGAGAACCACACTATGACGAGCGAAAATTATTTTTGGCTGTTCTCTGCCAAGATGTAGCGAGTGGTTTTGGTCTGACCCAGCAATAACCAAATGCTGATTTGTCTTCGAGCATATACATGTATGGCATTGCCAGTAACCAAATCCTGTTAGCTCAACCGCTATAGTTAGAAAATGTTATACAGCATTTATAATCGATCCTGCACCTTACATTTAACTCTAGtgatatttaaaatgtactCCTCtaattgtcttcatttttataATTGTGGTTAGTGTATAATTCGTGGCACGTTACGTCAATTTGTCAGGATGTAAGAGAAGTTGTGACATGTGGAGAGTCAGCCATgcaatgcagtgtgtgttgtctgtgactctgagtgtctgtgtgtgtgtgtgtatgtgtgtgtgtgtgtgtgtgtgctcgtgaTATGAAGCAGAGACGAGAGATCTTCAGATTTGCGTTCAGCTAATCAACGCTTGAGCTTCCCCGAGTCAGGAGATAAAGTAATATGTTGACTCTCATCTGTTGCTTACATTAAGCAAGGGCGCTCCTCCTTGTAGATCTGGCTTTGAGACAATATCGCACTTTTCTGTGACTTATTAGTAAAACCTAATGTACTCAGGCCTACAGTATATTTGTAGGTTACAAATCTAACGTTAATGTTAACTTACAGCTCATGTCCCAACTAGGTCCAATCTATATAATTAGTTGCCAAGAATGTAGGGACTATGATATTCACAAAAAACCTGCTTTTATAGCTAAGTGTGCACATTTCATTATGATGTATATTGTGAAATGTTAAACATTATATTCCCAATGCCTAGATCTCTCAAAGAGAACTGACAGCGATTACTCTTGGCACAACAGAGCAAATCATTAAAAGGGCTCCTTAAGATTACATCACTGGCAGTTTCTTTTAATGGTGATTTTAGAAGCTGATCAAAGTTAGAGACATGCAGTATGTAATACGGCTCAAAAATGTGGTCCTGTGTTCACCTTTCACAGCTGTTTGTCGTAAACCTACTGGAGTAGAAGTAAAAGAATATAATCAAATCTTTGTGAGTTTAAAGGAgcagcttgacattttgggaaatacgctTATCTGTGTTAATGTACTTTCTTGTCCAGAGTAGAATGTGAAGAAGGACCCCACTCTCATGTCAGTAacttaaatatgaagctgcagccagtgCTGCCAATTAAAGTAGATAGCACTAGCCCCAAAAGTCACTAAAAGTCCTCAGATGACCTCATACACTCATGTGCACATTGATGTAGTTGTGTCAGCAGAAGTGACGGAGAGATCGCAAAGAGCTATATAAAAGGTAGACAGACaaatattttgcaaaataaTCACCGACTCACTACAGGGATATTGtgtatttgaagaaaaaaaaaaacagaaaaaaaatctatgaaaggagggagaagaTCAAACTAATAATTTATATGTTTACAAGCTATATAATCTATGTATGGTATTTCTATATTCTATGTGAGAGTGACATAACCATAGAAATTTGCAATAACTGCAGCAGTATGAATTACAATATAATATAGGTTATTTCAAGATGTAAAAGGCCCCTTCTCTGATGGCTTACTTCCCAAAATGTGAAAGTATTCCTTTAAATCTGACATTTCAATCAGTAAATTATCCAAAAATAGTCTCTGTGCACTATTGATGCACTCCCACTCACTTTATCTATAGATAGCCTACTTGTAGTGTAGCATTAACTTGTAAATATTGTTAAGATGTGTTTCTTCCTTGTGATTAATTCCTCATGTTTACATATGGAGAGTCAGTTGAATGTGCCCCCACATGTGTCTTGGCTGGTACTACCAATAAGcttttgtaaatgtaataagctgttcattgtttaatttaaaagtaaaatttaagCACCTTAGTGTTGTCCTATGTCTTCGCTTACCCCACATGTATTCCTTAAACTGCCATGGTTAAATGGTTAGGGCCACATCAGATGTTATTTGATAATGGTACTTCTTTTTTTATGCGTCTAACATGTTTTGTActttgatttgctgcttttgtacGGGTTCCAGTGTGAGACTGCCCTTAAAATGAAAAGTCTAGAgctgttaaatatttgaatttcttCTGGCTGTGATAAATCCAATTTAGCCTTACTGGACCAATCAGCTCCAGGGTCAGAAATGAGCTAAAATTTAGACATTTGGAGATGTTTGATGAGGTAACTGCCAACCTTTTATACCCATGTAAGGTTTGATCTGGTCGCTGGTGCTTCTGATTGTGGGCAGGGAGGACTAAAGGCATCCTGTTATGTCACACAGACTAAGGACTGATGCTGTCTTTTGGCGTCTTAGTAAATTGCACTCTGTTAGTAATCCTCCCTTAAGAGTACATTATAAATGTACTTATCAAGTGTTCTCCCACTTCACTGTTTTGAGAAGCACTAGTTGAAGAGACAATACTGAGATACTGTGGTTATAGTTTGTGTAATCGCCTTATACATAAAGGGATTTGAATGTTTGTCTTATGGATGACGGTAGTAGCTGATGGTAAAGGAAGTGGGATAGTAGTTAATACTACTGATTTATGCACTTTGAATTTGATTGCCACACTAGCCCGTAATGGGGAATTATGTATgcagttgaaaaataaaatagctaGCAGAGATGTGTACTGAAAAACTTGAGTCTAAATCCCAAGGTatacatttcacatttacattaaaagtAATGAGTGGATGTTGATGCtcataaataatgaacaaaacctctaaatttgttttttttgtgttatttgttcaAAATTGACCAGTCTATGGTTCTTAATTTATGTCCTTCCAAACTAGTGTAGTATTAATCAATTATTGTTAATGATATATCAGACAAACTGTCATATTCATCATGTTGGAGGGGAATGACATGGGGCAGATAATCTAACAGTTTTGTAAAAAATTGTCAGCATCATTGGTAGGCCTAAATggtaaaaaataacaaacataaaatgcaaattgatttgttttaacCTTCTTTACACGCTATATTACATGTATAGATCatgacacagaggaagtgtACAGACTGATTTGGGTACAAAAGTCTAAACCCAACCGAGAAAGCagaatttaaatgttaatcCTTTGTCTTGGATTATTTAGTGAACAAGTCTTCCTTAAATCCAGctgcaaacaagacaaaaccCATCCGCGACATGGCAACACTTAATCGAGATGTGCATTGAAAATGTATGGTAACAGACCGACACTGGAGGCCTGACTTCTCACAaatcctgaaaaagaaaataactatAAATGTTTCTGATGTATTGTTATCAAGTTAAATGGCAGTAAAGCTGAGATTCTAGAATCTGAGATCAGAAATTTGCACAGTGTTTAGGAGTTCTACATTCAAGGCAAGTAGGTTTAATGTCTTTATATTAGCCAAATTCTCCTTTTCTGAAGCTAGCGGCCAAAGGCTTGTGCTAGATTAGGCAAAGGTGGACCTGCCCTTGTCCTTAAATGAGGGTTTGTCAGTGATTAAGTGGGTGCCTAGACACCACAGTGACTGTGCTTCTGCGTTGCACCCAAGGAAATTGTTTGTCACATAATGAAGCACTGAGCACGACTGTTGATACAAAGCTGGGTGGCTACAGGATTTCCAAGGTGTGTCTCTACTGGGACTTTTAGTTTTGGGTGTAGCTGCCAGAAGCAAAGTGTGAATCCAAAAAGATTTGATTGTGTGGCCTTCAGCATCAAGGAAAGTGTTGGGAAATCTTATTGATGATATTTGAGAGAAAGCGTTATATGTATGtaagaaattaaagaaatgtgtcattcttttggagaagaaaaaagccTCATGTTTTTTTAAGTATGGAGGGGTTTTTTTGTTCATCTACATATAGGTGCAAAGTTATGGAACcccaaaactgacaaatgtaATCAGACAAGTCAAAAATACTGAGTAgatcaaagaaaaatattagTTCTATATTAAAATGGAGTGTAAAAAGTATAAGTGCAATGATTAGTCATTAGTCAAAGGTTGATTGGCTGATCGACAGAAGGTAATGCGGAAATTCTCTGGTTCCAGTTTCTCAAAAGTTAAatattcttaaatattttttttttttttaccattttctgttttttatagGCAAATGACTAATtgattgaaactgaaataatcaacagattaattaataatgaacaTACATGTAAGTTGCAGCTCTAgtaaaaggaaatgagaaagtTTTTTACTTCTCTAATCAGTTGGTTagaaaaagctgctttttttttagtttggggaaaaaagggaCATAAAATCACACAGACACTTAGACAATGTAGGAGGATTGCAATAATTAAGTCTAAGACTTAATCAAGTCTTAGACTTAATTATGGTGTGATGGTGAGAAAATGCACTTTAAGATGATTAATGTTCATTAATGTACCCATTAGCCCCCACCTTAAATATTGTGAGTATTTGCTTGCCAGCTAGATTGCTTTAGCTGCTGTTATAAGAATGTGTACAGTGAGACACTGGTATGCAGTAGAATATATGGATGATTaacattttttatcattttataatGAAACTTAGCTTTAGCTCTTCAGCTAGTTATCTATATTGCTGATAAGGCTTGTGTTAAGTGTGTTCAGACATTAGTGTTGTCAGTTAAGCCTGCTTGCTACTCAGATTGCTAAATCTAAAAATTGGAAATGCGGTATGGAAAATGGGAACAGCATTTtgcttctatttttattttatttatttttccttgatTCAAGGTTAatttaaactttctttttaCACTCCAATGAATAATACTAAAAAAAAGTAGATGatgtgttcatttgtattttgttactatttgacattttgtcagtttctgGGCTCCATAAAATTGGAAAGAAGATGTTGATGGTTGTTTTGCACGTGAAAGTTTGGTTAGGTGTTCTGTTACATTTGTTCAGTGATGACTTCTCTCCTTTCTGGGCAAAGACACATGTGAAAATGAAGATAGGCACCAATGTCATAATCATTTCAAAGATGTATTATCCACATACCCTCTACATTTCCCATACTTACTCATACAGCATTTGTGTTAAAGAAATCATGTGTACTGTTACTCGCTAATTCTCTACTTTATAATGTAAACACTATGTCTTAGTTAACTCTGATGTACAAAGACCATGTGTAGGCAGTAGTTGTCAAGTTCAGCTATATTAAAATACTAAAAACCGTACATGGACAATAGTGTCTAGAGGTGCTAATAACATTAGAAcgtattttctgtcttttattgtattattgacTAGTGTTTACTGTCTGTAACACTGCAGAGCGTAATGGAATCATTTCAATATTAAACAGTATAGTTATATTATTGCAAATGGAgatgtgtggtgtgtttttgtttcgacatggagaaaatgaaattgttttcaaCTGTATCAAGTTCCAGTCATGTTCTCCAAAGGCGCCTACATTATGGCTTTgctgccatctgttgggaaatACACAACTTTTTGCCATCACAGTTTCCATGATTATTAACATAGTTTTTAGTGTTAAATACATTGTTTTCCATatgatgcaaaaaataaaaaataaaaggcaaCAGGGTACagattgtttacattttacagctTCCCAGTCTCGATCAGATTAaagtcactgaaacacacatagAAATGTCTTCAATCAAAAAGATTGCCTGTGATCCTACACAGTTAGAACTGAGGTTAGATGTCAGATCCCAGCCATATCTCCTTGGACCTATGAACTACTCTACAAGTTGTTAATGAGCACAGGTTTCTGTTAACAGGCACAGACTAAAGGGGCCTTTTTACATCTTGGTGAGACGCAGGGTGTTGAGGTGGACTCCCAGAACGGTGGAGCCTGACGCGTACTGGATCTGCCTGAGGATCCCGTTCCACCTCTTCTCTGTTTCGTCATACCTGAGGAGGTTAACAGACTTTGGGCATTAAAAAGGTAAAACTCAGACAcccactgaaaatgtttttgtctatgtcatctcatctcattaTCTATCTATATTATTGCTGAAGTACTGAATATAAAACTCcctgttttggtttctgttaGCATGTGATCCACCGCTCTAATCATAACTAAAAATAAAGTATCAGGAGCACTATGGATGAATGtgttaataaaaagaaatccttCATCTGTTATTATGACCCACCTCCAGATGTCATTCATCTCTTTGGGAACAATCTCGTCGCTGTCCTCCAAAGGCATCATGGCAAAACCTCCTACTGCATACAGTGAGCCATCCAGTGACACCAGGTTCAGAGAACTGCGCTCCTGGGGAAATGCCACAGAATCTGACCAcctgaaaataaatggaaatacacacacGGTGGTACAGTTCAGTAAGATGCAATACAGATGGGGAGGGCTCAAGCAGCTTGAATGTGAAATTTACATTTCGCTCAGACTTTTTAAGCTAGATTTAATGTTTTAAGTGAGAATGTCACTTTAATGTTTTCTCccaagaaaatatttaaatatgtttttttatataaatttatgttaatagatttcattttaataattttggaagttattaatgtgaaaatgtgaagagCGACAACTGAACAGCTGTTTAATTCTCTAAAAAATGCAAGAACCCAGTAAGCCAAACAATGTTCTGCAtacaaaacagcatgaaaaaaaaaaatacatttgtaattGTAATAAAGGGGTCTCATTGTGACTTCATGCCCCAGCAATGACTTTGAGTTTGCACATGACTTGGGCCAGTAGCTGCCAATAGACCACCACATTCACTTTTGTCAGTCTTATTCAGTGATTTAGAGCAACTCACTTGTTGGATGTGATGTCGTACACTTCCACAGAGTCTGTCAGCCCAGTGTCGGTGACTCCTGCTGCCAcatatattttgtctttgtggacGGTGGCTCCACATAAAGAACGCGCAGTATTCATGGGAGCAAGTTCCTTCCATTCAAATCTCCTGGCATCATATGCACACATCTTCCTCATACAGCTCCTGTtcacaagacagacagaggatgtAGGGCCTCAGACCTTCCCTGGTGGTTtctttatttgacttttttttaaaagaaacttgCTTGATTAAATGATAAAGCCTTAAACTTACTTTATTTTATCACACTTAATACTCACTTGTTGTGTCCTTTGCCTCCAATCACGTAAACAATATCATTATGAGATATTGTTGCGTGTCCGTAGACTGGATAAGGAATTGGCTCTGATTCGCCCCATTTAAAAGATCTGCAAATGGTAATTGCGGGTAATAATTGGTTATCTATATCTgtggaaataaacacaaattgtGCATCCCAATTAGATTTAACTTGTACTCACTGTCTGTCATAGATCAAAACAGAGTCCAGTGTGTTCTCCTGATCCTTCAGCTCCTTCCCTCCCAACACAAAGATGGAGTTCTGAGCCTCAGCCAGCCCAAACAGGAAGCGAGGAGAAGGGACGGGAGGCATCCCCAGCCAATCAGCACCGACTGGGTCATactgaggtcagacagacacaaacacaacacctAATTTTCCCCCTCTCTGTTTCCACTTATGTATATATAAGGTTCATCCTTTTCCAGATACACGCTTTTGGTGTGAGAATATTCTGTGTCTTCCTTGAAGGTATTTGATGTTTACATTTagtgacatttttaaaccaaatgcaaaaatattctacatgtgatgtgtgaaaatTAATCCACATCCACATCCTGGAGCACTTAAGGAAATATTACTTTCTTGATCCTCCCAGGACTGGTTTCTGTCATTGCAAATTTGTCATCTTTTGTCAGTACTTTATTTATAGTCTTCCCTACCTGCAGGAAATAAGAGCACAGTGGTTCCTCTTTGTTCTGTTCATCAAAGAACAATCCTCCAACCACAAAGATCTGGTTCTCCTTGGTGACCATGCTGACGTGGTTCTTGGGAATCTGTGTGGAAAGTGATGCTACAAAGCAGTCATTCCCCGTCGGATCGTAGGCCACAGCACCCGTGTCGTTCACCATCAGTATCAAGTTCCTGACAAACATCCCAAATCGCAGATTGTCATTAAGGATGCCTGGGAGAAgaccttcttcttcctctttatcctgactctctccatctttctctgctTCATTGTCCTCCttcttgcttttgctttttttaaccTCCGGCATTTTCCCAGCGTGAGCATCCCTAACCAGCTGGAGTTTCTGCTGCAACTCAGGATTTGAAGagatcagtttgtgtttctccACTTTCTCCTT includes these proteins:
- the zbtb47b gene encoding zinc finger and BTB domain-containing protein 47; protein product: MLIVEKTTDFPSAEFSLVEDVALHFTCLMDRLNEQRLFQPDLCDVDIVLVRQHSTFPAHKGVLAAYSPFFHSLFAQSKQLRRVDLSLDALTSQGLQQILNFIYTSKLLVSSQTVRDVLNAATLLQMSDIAASCRDLISSHSLRTTCADMANQEGLGGVDPAAVVMPPSQLYPEIKQESELGRVYKREGSSPFSVRVEETGKVASQQKQYYQKEDGPAGGATTGVAALCKVESNGEESKTTDGHASFNRNQIIVEVNLNNQTLNVSKGSEGKSATTTEPTTIFGRCHDNERDSEDEEENEAENDDTVADEDDDDLRRGDILGQSSEEEDDEEDEEEEENTLNIPGLEQPAVMDRPRRGTRAFAIAGTTASMRQTLTEATLANQREGGKRTLDSEGLGQKVRLEEKQHFPCKKCPRVFNNRWYLEKHMNVTHNRMQICNNCGKRFLLESELLLHQQTDCEKSIQCVTCGKAFKKLWSLHEHNKIVHGYAEKKFSCEICEKKFYTMAHVRKHMVAHTKDMPFTCETCGKSFKRSMSLKVHSLQHSGEKPFKCENCSERFQYKYQLRSHMSIHIGHKQFMCQWCGKDFNMKQYFDEHMKTHTGEKPYICEICGKSFTSRPNMKRHRRTHTGEKPYPCEVCGQRFRFSNMLKAHREKCFRVSNPISLDQPLASPAVDSSGQVQPVAALPATSVTTPAAASSPHPLHGTQLSLPLLHPPLGGLPPTPHLPPLPPLFSAGRMNSNN
- the klhl40b gene encoding kelch-like protein 40b → MALPINPMDEPRMYQQTLLQDGLYDLLENDKLVDCVLKIKDKEFPCHRLVLCACSSYFRSIFLSDLEESKKREIVLEDVEPGVMGLILKYLYTSKINVTEHNVQDIFAVANMYQIPSIFTVCVSFLQKRLSLSNCLAVFRLGLMLDCPRLAISARNYACEHFQLISRDEDFLQLLASELAAILSNDSLSVETEEAVFEALMNWVSRDTESREKELPGLLDCVRLRLVSEEYLKEKVEKHKLISSNPELQQKLQLVRDAHAGKMPEVKKSKSKKEDNEAEKDGESQDKEEEEGLLPGILNDNLRFGMFVRNLILMVNDTGAVAYDPTGNDCFVASLSTQIPKNHVSMVTKENQIFVVGGLFFDEQNKEEPLCSYFLQYDPVGADWLGMPPVPSPRFLFGLAEAQNSIFVLGGKELKDQENTLDSVLIYDRQSFKWGESEPIPYPVYGHATISHNDIVYVIGGKGHNKSCMRKMCAYDARRFEWKELAPMNTARSLCGATVHKDKIYVAAGVTDTGLTDSVEVYDITSNKWSDSVAFPQERSSLNLVSLDGSLYAVGGFAMMPLEDSDEIVPKEMNDIWRYDETEKRWNGILRQIQYASGSTVLGVHLNTLRLTKM